The Gordonia sp. KTR9 genome contains a region encoding:
- a CDS encoding DEAD/DEAH box helicase, giving the protein MILATPTGSGKSLVAAGALYFARCRGERAFYTAPIKALVSEKFFELCAMFGADQVGLLTGDAAVNADAPIVCATAEIVANLALAAGGESDIGTLVADEFHYYGEPDRGWAWQVPLIELPSTQFLLMSATLGDVSFFVDDLTRRTGRETVEVTGAQRPVPLEHSYAMTPIHETIEELVDRGRAPVYVVHFTQAAAVERAQALLSVRICDKTEKAAIAEAIGDFRFSTGFGNTLSKLLRAGIGVHHAGMLPRYRRLVERLAQQGLLKVIAGTDTLGVGINVPIRTVLFAALSKYDGRRVRRLRAREFHQIAGRAGRAGFDTIGYVVAQAPDHDVENARAVAKAGDDPKKLRKLVRKKPPEGFVSWGEKTFTQLMDAPDEPLRSHFQMTTAMLLEVLGRPGDCFAAVRHLLEDNHEPRDRQLRTIKHTIELYRGLRDAGIVVQLDEPDDTGRHIALSVDMPENFALTNPLSAFALATFEILDPESSTYALDVVSVLESTLENPRPLLLAQRKVARDAAIAEMKADGIEYEERMSRLEEITWPQPLAEEIFAAFDIYRRGHPWVSSFPPAPKSVLREMLEKAMTFTELISAYGLARSEGVLLRYLSDCYRVLRQGVPTSVVTPEIERIVEDLGTMVRDVDSSLVDEWEALAAQAAAAASIEPAGDPV; this is encoded by the coding sequence GTGATCCTGGCGACGCCGACCGGCTCGGGCAAATCACTCGTCGCGGCGGGTGCGCTGTACTTCGCGCGCTGCCGCGGCGAGCGCGCGTTCTACACCGCCCCGATCAAGGCGCTCGTCAGCGAGAAGTTCTTCGAGCTGTGCGCGATGTTCGGCGCCGACCAGGTCGGTCTGCTGACCGGCGACGCCGCGGTCAACGCGGACGCGCCCATCGTGTGCGCCACCGCCGAGATCGTCGCCAACCTCGCGCTCGCCGCGGGCGGGGAGAGCGACATCGGCACCCTCGTCGCCGACGAGTTCCACTACTACGGCGAACCGGACCGCGGCTGGGCGTGGCAGGTCCCCCTCATCGAACTGCCGTCGACGCAGTTCCTGCTGATGTCGGCGACGCTGGGCGACGTGTCGTTCTTCGTCGACGATCTGACCCGCCGCACCGGCCGCGAGACCGTCGAGGTCACCGGCGCGCAGCGACCGGTCCCCCTCGAGCACTCCTACGCGATGACCCCGATCCACGAGACGATCGAGGAACTGGTCGATCGGGGCCGGGCGCCGGTCTACGTGGTGCACTTCACCCAGGCCGCCGCCGTCGAGCGCGCGCAGGCCCTGCTCAGCGTCCGCATCTGCGACAAGACCGAGAAGGCGGCGATCGCGGAGGCCATCGGCGACTTCCGGTTCTCCACCGGTTTCGGCAACACCCTGTCCAAACTGCTGCGCGCCGGTATCGGCGTGCATCACGCCGGCATGCTCCCGCGGTACCGCCGCCTGGTGGAACGTCTGGCCCAGCAGGGTCTGCTGAAGGTCATCGCCGGCACCGACACGCTCGGCGTCGGGATCAACGTGCCGATACGCACGGTGCTGTTCGCGGCCCTGAGCAAGTACGACGGACGCCGGGTCCGTCGTCTGCGGGCCCGCGAGTTCCACCAGATCGCCGGTCGCGCCGGGCGTGCCGGGTTCGACACGATCGGATACGTCGTCGCCCAGGCCCCCGATCACGACGTGGAGAACGCCCGGGCGGTGGCCAAGGCCGGCGACGATCCCAAGAAGCTGCGAAAGCTGGTGCGCAAGAAGCCCCCCGAGGGTTTCGTGTCGTGGGGCGAGAAGACGTTCACCCAGCTCATGGACGCTCCCGACGAGCCGCTGCGCAGCCACTTCCAGATGACGACGGCCATGCTGCTCGAGGTGCTCGGGCGGCCGGGTGACTGCTTCGCCGCGGTACGCCACCTCCTCGAGGACAACCACGAGCCGCGCGATCGGCAGCTGCGCACCATCAAGCACACGATCGAGCTCTATCGCGGGCTGCGGGACGCGGGCATCGTCGTGCAACTCGACGAACCCGACGACACCGGCCGGCACATCGCCCTGAGCGTCGACATGCCCGAGAACTTCGCGTTGACCAACCCGCTGTCCGCCTTCGCGCTGGCGACCTTCGAGATCCTCGACCCGGAGTCGTCGACCTACGCGCTCGATGTGGTCTCCGTCCTCGAATCGACGCTGGAGAACCCGCGGCCGCTGTTGCTCGCGCAGCGCAAGGTCGCGCGCGACGCCGCGATCGCCGAGATGAAGGCCGACGGGATCGAGTACGAGGAACGGATGTCGCGACTCGAGGAGATCACCTGGCCGCAGCCGCTGGCCGAGGAGATCTTCGCCGCCTTCGACATCTATCGTCGCGGCCATCCATGGGTGTCGTCGTTCCCGCCTGCGCCGAAATCCGTTCTCCGCGAGATGCTGGAGAAGGCCATGACGTTCACGGAGCTGATCTCCGCGTACGGGCTCGCCCGCAGCGAGGGCGTGCTGCTGCGCTATCTGTCGGACTGTTATCGCGTCCTGCGCCAGGGTGTTCCGACGAGCGTGGTGACGCCCGAGATCGAGCGGATCGTCGAAGATCTGGGCACCATGGTCCGCGATGTCGACTCGAGCCTCGTCGACGAATGGGAGGCCCTCGCCGCGCAGGCAGCCGCCGCCGCGTCGATCGAGCCGGCCGGCGACCCGGTCTAG
- a CDS encoding PAC2 family protein: MDEQPARDDALYELAFPAPQVSRTDGTGPVLIHALEGFADAGHAVALAAAHLRDSLESELVATFSSDELMDYRSRRPTISFSGETFTDVEMPSLALHAIRDNSGKGFLLLAGSEPDLRWEQFVDAVRRLSDGLGVTDVIGLNAIPMAVPHTRPPSITAHGSDPDALGDLPRWGSAMKLPASASMLLELRMGEHDYRASGLSVHVPHYLAQTNYPAASARLLAAVAELAGLDLPLAALDSAAEKVRAQVDTEVEGNTEIESVVAALETQYDTFTQAAQERASLLAAEESLPSGDELGAELERFLAEHTGDGEAGPGDEGPRSQI; this comes from the coding sequence GTGGACGAGCAGCCTGCGCGCGACGACGCGCTGTATGAACTCGCCTTTCCCGCTCCGCAGGTGAGCCGGACCGACGGTACGGGACCGGTACTGATCCACGCGCTGGAGGGGTTCGCCGACGCCGGACACGCGGTCGCACTGGCCGCCGCGCACCTGCGTGACAGCCTCGAGTCCGAGTTGGTCGCCACCTTCTCCTCCGACGAGCTGATGGACTACCGCTCGCGCCGGCCGACCATCTCGTTCAGCGGTGAGACCTTCACGGACGTGGAGATGCCGTCGCTGGCCCTCCACGCGATCCGCGACAACTCCGGCAAGGGCTTCCTGCTCCTCGCCGGTTCCGAACCCGACCTGCGGTGGGAACAGTTCGTCGATGCGGTCCGTCGCCTCAGCGACGGTCTCGGTGTCACCGACGTCATCGGTCTCAACGCGATCCCGATGGCCGTGCCGCACACCCGCCCGCCGTCGATCACGGCACACGGCAGCGATCCCGACGCCCTGGGCGACCTGCCCCGCTGGGGATCGGCGATGAAACTGCCGGCCAGTGCGTCGATGCTGCTCGAGCTGCGGATGGGCGAGCACGACTACCGTGCCTCGGGTCTGTCCGTGCACGTCCCGCACTACCTCGCCCAGACCAACTATCCGGCGGCGTCGGCACGGCTGCTGGCGGCCGTCGCCGAACTCGCCGGCCTCGACCTCCCGCTCGCCGCTCTCGACAGCGCCGCGGAGAAGGTGCGCGCACAGGTCGACACCGAGGTCGAGGGAAACACCGAGATCGAGTCGGTGGTGGCCGCGCTGGAGACCCAGTACGACACGTTCACCCAGGCCGCACAGGAACGGGCATCGCTGCTCGCCGCCGAGGAATCGCTGCCCAGCGGCGACGAACTCGGAGCCGAACTCGAGCGGTTCCTGGCCGAGCACACCGGTGACGGCGAGGCGGGCCCCGGGGACGAGGGTCCACGATCACAGATCTGA
- a CDS encoding DUF4192 domain-containing protein, whose amino-acid sequence MQILDSGPQGPHDPSTLLTSVPARLGFLPERSIIVIAFAADRTVNATMRHDLVLEADGSPTRELVAVLAGLGEITSTYGVEEIVVVIADDRYPVDDHRYRRILAMSDRYFGEVGGVAAGFGLAAFDAGARWTTIWCPEDRAWSVVVSSDAAGCLADPHTSPTAIAEAVRSGRRILTRRSEMRSMLEPLDSECGPSRPRPDCHQCRGHDLDETDRGRPDPGPEDIEESARALDLVIGAVLGADRPLDCAELDRLERAILRPDVRDAALALSVTELRGAAERLWRELTRRLSGRGRAAAATLLAHLHYIGGDGAYAGVALDVALGCAEPGTLARLLDNALRAGVRPARLWGTIDKSYDAAKRLGVVIPAVTLRTAG is encoded by the coding sequence ATGCAGATCCTGGATTCGGGTCCACAGGGCCCCCACGACCCGTCGACGCTGCTCACCTCCGTCCCCGCGCGTCTCGGCTTCCTCCCGGAGCGGTCGATCATCGTGATCGCGTTCGCCGCCGATCGCACCGTGAATGCGACCATGCGACACGACCTCGTCCTCGAGGCCGACGGCAGCCCGACCCGGGAACTCGTCGCCGTCCTCGCCGGGCTGGGCGAGATCACGTCCACCTACGGCGTCGAGGAGATCGTGGTCGTGATCGCCGATGACCGGTACCCCGTCGACGATCACCGCTATCGCCGAATCCTGGCGATGAGCGACCGGTACTTCGGCGAGGTCGGCGGGGTCGCGGCCGGATTCGGACTGGCGGCGTTCGACGCCGGTGCCCGGTGGACGACCATCTGGTGCCCGGAGGATCGGGCCTGGTCCGTCGTCGTGTCCTCGGACGCGGCCGGATGTCTCGCCGACCCGCACACATCCCCGACGGCGATCGCGGAAGCCGTGCGCTCGGGTCGACGAATCCTCACCCGGCGCTCGGAGATGCGGTCCATGCTCGAACCGCTGGACTCCGAGTGCGGCCCATCGCGTCCGCGGCCGGATTGTCACCAGTGCCGCGGCCACGATCTCGATGAGACCGATCGCGGCCGGCCCGACCCCGGTCCCGAGGACATCGAGGAGTCCGCACGGGCGCTGGATCTGGTGATCGGCGCAGTGCTCGGCGCGGACCGGCCGCTGGACTGCGCAGAACTGGACCGGCTGGAGCGGGCCATCCTCCGCCCCGACGTGCGCGACGCCGCACTCGCCCTGTCCGTCACCGAACTCCGGGGCGCGGCCGAACGCCTCTGGCGAGAACTGACCCGGCGCTTGAGTGGGCGCGGAAGGGCAGCTGCCGCAACACTTCTCGCGCATCTGCACTACATCGGCGGGGACGGCGCCTACGCCGGCGTCGCACTCGACGTCGCGCTCGGGTGCGCGGAACCCGGAACGCTGGCCAGGCTGCTGGACAACGCCCTGCGTGCAGGCGTACGCCCGGCCAGGCTGTGGGGCACGATCGACAAGTCGTATGACGCAGCGAAGCGACTCGGCGTCGTCATCCCGGCGGTGACGCTGCGCACCGCCGGGTGA
- a CDS encoding metal-dependent transcriptional regulator — protein MNDLVDTTEMYLRTIYDLEEEGIVPLRARIAERLDQSGPTVSQTVARMERDGLLRVAGDRHLELTDRGRSLAVAVMRKHRLAERLLVDVIGMPWDQVHEEACRWEHVMSENVERRLLAVLEYPTTSPYGNPIPGLELLGVEASSSDDGATRLADLPPGETVPVIVRRLSEHAQSDTELIAALREAGVVPNARVTVSNTAGTITIDTPGHDGLELSPEMAHSLFVERVVEKV, from the coding sequence GTGAACGACCTGGTTGACACCACCGAGATGTACTTGCGAACGATCTACGATCTCGAAGAAGAAGGCATCGTGCCGCTGCGGGCGCGCATCGCCGAGCGACTGGACCAGTCCGGTCCCACCGTCTCGCAGACCGTTGCCCGGATGGAACGCGACGGGCTTCTGCGCGTCGCCGGAGACCGGCACCTCGAACTGACCGATCGCGGCCGCTCGCTCGCGGTCGCGGTGATGCGCAAGCATCGCCTGGCCGAGCGCCTCCTGGTCGACGTTATCGGGATGCCCTGGGACCAGGTCCACGAGGAGGCGTGCCGCTGGGAGCACGTGATGAGCGAGAACGTCGAACGACGACTGCTCGCCGTGCTGGAGTACCCGACGACGTCGCCCTACGGCAACCCGATCCCGGGCCTGGAACTTCTGGGAGTGGAGGCGTCGAGTTCCGACGACGGCGCCACCCGCCTCGCCGACCTCCCGCCGGGTGAGACGGTGCCGGTGATCGTGCGCCGGCTGTCGGAGCACGCGCAGTCCGACACCGAACTCATCGCCGCGCTTCGTGAGGCGGGCGTGGTTCCCAACGCCCGCGTGACGGTGTCGAACACGGCCGGCACCATCACCATCGACACACCCGGTCACGACGGCCTCGAGCTCTCACCCGAGATGGCGCACTCGTTGTTCGTCGAGCGGGTGGTCGAGAAGGTCTGA
- a CDS encoding acetoin utilization protein AcuC, whose product MTTAVIWSEDFLSYRWAHTHPMNPVRLALTMTLAQSLGVLDGVETVPPQVIDDDALTVVHSRDYIDAVRAVGSGTASLSGPLLERLFGLGDADNPVFDGMHEAARLLVGGTLAAAQTVVSGAATRAVNIGGGMHHAMRSRAAGFCIYNDCAIAIRYLLDHGYDRIAYIDVDAHHGDGVQVEFAADPRVMTVSLHQHPATLWPGTGWPTEVGDGDAAGSAVNLALMPNTEDRLWLRAFHAVVPSLVAEFRPQIIISQCGADSHRADPLTDLSLTVDGQRAAMIAMRNLADKYCEGRWIAVGGGGYGVVNVVPRSWTHLLGVALDREVDVSAVIDESWCATAEQISEQVHSDYAAPPVRVMGDGGIVDYQPWAGDAGQEPPEGVAPNAQRQTDRAILATRRAVYPLHGLDPEDPRD is encoded by the coding sequence ATGACGACAGCTGTCATCTGGAGCGAGGACTTCCTGTCCTATCGCTGGGCCCACACGCACCCGATGAACCCGGTCCGACTCGCCCTCACGATGACCCTCGCGCAGAGTCTCGGTGTCCTCGACGGCGTCGAGACGGTCCCGCCGCAGGTCATCGACGACGACGCGCTGACCGTCGTGCACAGCCGCGACTACATCGACGCGGTGCGCGCTGTCGGGTCCGGGACGGCGTCGCTGTCGGGTCCGCTGCTCGAGCGACTGTTCGGGCTCGGCGATGCCGACAACCCGGTCTTCGACGGCATGCACGAGGCCGCGCGGCTGCTCGTCGGTGGCACGCTCGCCGCGGCGCAGACGGTGGTCTCGGGTGCGGCGACGCGCGCGGTCAACATCGGTGGCGGCATGCATCACGCGATGCGCTCGCGCGCCGCCGGATTCTGCATCTACAACGACTGCGCCATCGCGATCAGGTATCTGCTCGACCACGGATACGACCGCATCGCCTACATCGACGTCGACGCCCACCACGGCGACGGCGTCCAGGTCGAGTTCGCGGCCGACCCGCGCGTGATGACGGTGTCGCTGCACCAGCACCCGGCCACCCTGTGGCCGGGCACCGGATGGCCGACGGAGGTGGGTGACGGCGACGCGGCGGGCAGCGCGGTCAACCTGGCCCTCATGCCCAACACCGAGGACCGGCTGTGGCTGCGCGCCTTCCACGCCGTGGTGCCGTCGCTCGTCGCCGAGTTCCGGCCGCAGATCATCATCAGCCAGTGCGGCGCCGACAGCCACCGGGCCGATCCGCTGACCGACCTGTCGCTCACCGTCGACGGCCAGCGCGCGGCGATGATCGCCATGCGCAACCTCGCCGACAAATACTGTGAGGGTCGCTGGATCGCGGTCGGCGGCGGTGGCTACGGCGTGGTGAACGTGGTGCCGCGCAGCTGGACGCACCTGCTGGGGGTCGCCCTCGACCGCGAGGTCGACGTATCGGCGGTCATCGACGAATCCTGGTGTGCCACGGCCGAACAGATCTCCGAGCAGGTTCACTCCGACTATGCCGCCCCGCCCGTTCGGGTCATGGGTGACGGGGGCATCGTCGACTACCAGCCGTGGGCGGGCGACGCCGGCCAGGAGCCACCAGAGGGCGTCGCGCCCAACGCCCAACGCCAGACCGACCGCGCGATCCTCGCCACCCGGCGCGCGGTGTACCCGCTCCATGGTCTCGACCCGGAGGATCCTCGTGACTGA
- a CDS encoding bifunctional acetate--CoA ligase family protein/GNAT family N-acetyltransferase: protein MTDDATTAASDTTGAVADQPEPRSPWDYPRHWIADVLASDGGVVHLRPIVPDDADRIVAFHSKLSERTRYMRYFGPTPTLPPREVARMTTVDHQQRVAIVAELGGEIIAVGIYEGLGFDGKPESAEVAFVVADEHQGRGLGPILLEHLAGAAAENGFARFEAEVLSENPNMVAVFRDAGYQLARSFDGSTVHVEFLIDPTEALLSVRNARERASEARSVANLLRPTSVAVIGASTDPNKVGNALLANIIAGGFTGPVFPVNGPARVAEDEPERGRRGPGREPLPARRRTRERPPSVRGIRAYETVRDIPDPVDLAVVAVPAARVDDVLDDCLVKGVRTLVVVSSGFGESGEEEGLENERRLVAQVREHGMRLVGPNALGVANNDPTVALNATLAPRIPGAGRVGFFCQSGALGIAILDTAARRQIGLSTFASAGNRADVSGNDLLQYWDTDATTDVILLYLESFGNPRKFSRISRRVSRSKPIIAVKSGRGAMTPVRAARSAATLDDQIARMMLEQAGVIQVDTIPELFDCAAVFAYQPLPRGPRVRIIGNSSVLGSLAADTARNGGLEVVDTVDLGAGASEEEFESTVSAAMADPGVDAIIVVFVPPVAVGADWHARALMAAANTPDADADKPIVTTFLAVDGIPPGLTRPGPGGMPTKGSIPSYGSPERAAASLARAWQYARWRLRPESVVHRPEGTDPEAARTFVREAMAGEGAVDRPVERLLGHVESAKLLRWYGIDVVPFREVTTMHEASAAARELGLPVAVKATSDKWRGRLDREGARLDLPDATSVVTAFAELTELTGDRVLHVQKMAPKGVGTVIRVRDDPSFGSVMSFGLSGRTFDLLGDHGYRAVPLSDLDARELIEEPRSAPLLSGYRGEEPADKEALADLLLRISTLVDDIPEVRAVVCDPILASVDGAAVLNARIRVGPVPDRRDTGPRRLG from the coding sequence GTGACTGACGACGCCACCACCGCAGCATCGGACACCACCGGCGCGGTGGCCGACCAACCCGAACCGCGCAGCCCCTGGGACTACCCGCGGCACTGGATCGCCGACGTGCTGGCCTCCGACGGCGGCGTGGTGCACCTGCGGCCGATCGTGCCCGACGACGCCGACCGCATCGTGGCGTTCCACTCCAAGCTCTCGGAGCGAACGCGCTACATGCGCTATTTCGGTCCGACACCCACACTGCCGCCGCGCGAGGTGGCGCGGATGACGACCGTCGACCACCAGCAGCGGGTCGCCATCGTCGCCGAACTCGGCGGCGAGATCATCGCGGTCGGCATCTACGAAGGACTCGGCTTCGACGGGAAACCCGAATCGGCCGAGGTGGCGTTCGTCGTCGCCGACGAACACCAGGGCCGCGGCCTCGGACCGATCCTGCTCGAACATCTCGCCGGGGCGGCCGCGGAGAACGGCTTCGCCCGCTTCGAGGCCGAGGTCCTCAGCGAGAACCCGAACATGGTCGCCGTCTTCCGCGACGCCGGGTATCAGCTCGCGCGCAGCTTCGACGGCTCGACCGTGCACGTCGAGTTCCTCATCGACCCGACCGAGGCGCTGCTGTCGGTGCGCAACGCCCGGGAACGCGCCTCGGAGGCCCGCAGCGTCGCGAACCTGCTGCGTCCGACTTCGGTCGCGGTCATCGGCGCCTCGACCGACCCGAACAAGGTCGGCAATGCGCTGCTGGCGAACATCATCGCCGGAGGTTTCACCGGACCGGTGTTCCCGGTCAACGGTCCCGCCCGGGTGGCGGAGGACGAGCCCGAGCGGGGGAGGCGAGGGCCCGGTCGTGAACCGCTGCCGGCGCGTCGCCGCACCCGCGAACGACCGCCGTCGGTGCGCGGCATCCGGGCGTACGAGACCGTGCGCGACATCCCCGACCCCGTCGACCTCGCGGTGGTCGCGGTGCCGGCCGCCCGTGTGGACGACGTGCTCGACGACTGTCTGGTCAAGGGCGTGCGCACGCTCGTCGTGGTGTCGTCGGGTTTCGGTGAGTCCGGCGAGGAGGAGGGGCTCGAGAACGAGCGTCGGCTCGTCGCCCAGGTCCGCGAACACGGAATGCGTCTGGTCGGGCCGAATGCGCTGGGAGTGGCGAACAACGACCCGACGGTCGCACTCAACGCGACCCTGGCCCCACGAATCCCGGGTGCCGGGCGGGTCGGATTCTTCTGCCAGTCCGGCGCGCTCGGGATCGCGATCCTCGACACCGCGGCCCGGCGCCAGATCGGACTGTCGACGTTCGCCTCGGCCGGCAACCGCGCGGACGTCTCCGGCAACGACCTGTTGCAGTACTGGGACACCGACGCCACCACCGACGTCATCCTGCTCTATCTCGAGAGCTTCGGTAATCCGCGCAAGTTCTCCCGGATCTCGCGGCGGGTCTCGCGCTCGAAGCCGATCATCGCGGTCAAGTCCGGCCGTGGTGCGATGACACCGGTCCGCGCGGCGCGTTCGGCGGCCACCCTCGACGATCAGATCGCCCGGATGATGCTCGAACAGGCCGGCGTGATCCAGGTCGACACGATCCCCGAGCTGTTCGACTGCGCGGCCGTGTTCGCCTATCAGCCGCTTCCGCGCGGGCCGCGCGTCCGCATCATCGGCAACTCCTCGGTGCTCGGCAGCCTGGCCGCGGACACCGCGCGCAACGGAGGCCTTGAGGTCGTCGACACCGTCGATCTCGGCGCCGGTGCCTCCGAGGAGGAGTTCGAGTCGACGGTCTCGGCGGCGATGGCCGATCCGGGTGTCGACGCGATCATCGTCGTCTTCGTGCCGCCGGTCGCGGTCGGCGCCGACTGGCACGCGCGGGCACTCATGGCGGCGGCGAACACGCCCGACGCCGATGCCGACAAGCCGATCGTCACGACCTTCCTCGCGGTCGACGGCATTCCGCCGGGCCTGACCAGGCCGGGGCCGGGCGGCATGCCGACGAAGGGCTCGATCCCGTCGTACGGCTCACCCGAGCGCGCCGCGGCCTCGCTGGCCCGTGCCTGGCAGTACGCCCGGTGGCGGCTGAGGCCGGAGTCCGTCGTCCACCGCCCCGAGGGCACGGATCCCGAGGCGGCGCGGACGTTCGTGCGTGAGGCCATGGCGGGTGAGGGTGCCGTCGATCGACCGGTCGAGCGGTTGCTCGGACATGTGGAGTCGGCGAAGCTGTTGCGCTGGTACGGCATCGACGTGGTCCCGTTCCGCGAGGTCACCACGATGCACGAGGCGTCGGCCGCGGCGCGTGAGCTGGGACTCCCGGTGGCCGTGAAGGCGACATCGGACAAGTGGCGCGGCCGTCTCGACCGCGAGGGTGCGCGTCTGGACCTACCGGACGCGACGTCCGTGGTGACCGCGTTCGCCGAACTCACCGAGCTCACCGGTGATCGCGTGCTGCACGTACAGAAGATGGCGCCGAAGGGCGTCGGCACCGTCATCCGGGTACGCGACGATCCGTCATTCGGCTCGGTGATGTCGTTCGGTCTGTCCGGGCGCACCTTCGACCTACTGGGCGATCACGGGTACCGCGCCGTCCCGTTGTCCGATCTCGATGCGCGTGAACTGATCGAGGAGCCGCGTTCGGCGCCCCTGTTGTCGGGCTACCGGGGGGAGGAGCCGGCGGACAAGGAGGCGCTCGCCGACCTGTTGCTCCGCATCTCGACGCTGGTCGACGACATCCCGGAGGTCCGCGCGGTGGTCTGCGACCCGATCCTGGCCTCGGTCGACGGTGCGGCCGTCCTCAACGCCCGGATACGAGTGGGTCCGGTGCCCGACAGGCGGGACACCGGACCCAGACGACTCGGTTGA